In the genome of Afipia felis ATCC 53690, the window CTGCGGAGTAGGGAGCATGGATTGTTCTGTCTCAAATGCCTTGCCGAAGCCAAAGGCAATCAGCGTCAACGGTGTGGTGATTTCCCGCGAGACCATCGCGCAGGAGGTACAGAACCATCCGGCGGATAAACCGATCCATGCCTGGCAGGCGGCGGCGCGCGCGCTCGTGGTGCGCGAACTGCTGTTGCAGGAAGCCACACGACTCGGAATCGCTACCGAGGCGCTGTCCGATCCGGATGGGCGCCGGGAAACCGCCGAGGAAGCCGCGATGCGCGCGCTGGTCGAGCGCGAGGTCAAAACGCCGGAGCCGGATGAGGCGGCCTGCCAGCGTTTCTACGAACAGAACATTCAGCGTTTCCGGCTCGGTGATCTTTACGAAGTCGCCCATATCCTCATCGCCGCGCCGCGTGGCGATCAGACGGCACGAGCATCAGCACGTGAGAGCGCCGAAACCATTCTTGCGGCGGTGAAGGCCGATCCGGCCGCCTTTGCTGACATGGCATCGAACCATTCGGCGTGTTCCACTTCGGCGGTGAATGGTGGCCGCCTCGGCCAGATCGCACGCGGCCAGACCGTGACCGAATTCGAGGCGGCGCTGGAGCGGATGCAACCGGGCGAGATGGCGATCGTCGAAACGCGTTATGGCTATCACGTGGTGCGACTGGATCGCCATGCGGTAGGGAAGACGTTGCCGTTCGAGCTCGCGAAAGAACGGATCGCGGGTTATCTCGCCGCCAGTGTCCAGCATCGTTCACTCGCGCAATACATCTCGATTCTTGCAGGCCAGGCCGAGATCACGGGTTTCTCGCTTGTCGGGACGGGCACGCCATTGGTGCAATAGAGGGAGCGCGGCACATGCAACTCGGTGAGGTGATACGCGGCTTTGAGGACGAAGCTAATGCCGCCGAAGCGCTGATTGCTTGTGGTGATGTGGCCTTGCTGGCCCGAGTCGATGCCATGACAAACCGGTTTGGCGAGACCGTCGGTGAGTATGCGTCCGGAGCGGTGCGCCGCTTTGCGAACCTTGCGGGCAGCGAGGACTGGCTTGGCTTGATGAACATCCTGGAGCGCGCCAGCGACCCGGGCAGCGGGTGCCTGACCTACATGGTTGGCTGGTCGCTGAAGCAGGATGAAGCGATGTCAGCCGTGTCGGACGAGGGTAGTCCTTCTCATGAAGGATGTACGTGCGGCGGACATGGAGGCTGCTCATGAGTCTTGACGGCGACAGGCCGGAAAATCTTGCCGGATCGAAAACACTGGCGCGGATCGGTGTCCTTGTCGTCTCGGATCGCGCAAGCGAGGGTGTTTACGAAGACAAGAGCGGAAAGGCGATTGGTGATTTTCTGAAGAAAGTAGTTCGTTCGAACTGGATCATCATCTTCAAGATTGTGCCCGACGGCGCCGAAAGCGTGGCCAGCGCATTGATCGAGCTATCGGACCGCGAAGACTGCGATCTGGTTTTGACGACGGGCGGTACCGGTCCGGCTCCACGCGATCTTACGCCTGAGGGAACACGAATGGTCATCAGCCGCGAGTTGGCCGGTTTTGGCGAATTGATGCGGCGGGTCAGTCTGGAGCATGTTCCAACCGCGATCCTGTCACGGCAGTTGGCTGGGACACGCAACCGCTCTTTGATTGTCAACCTGCCTGGCCGCCCAGCCGCCATTGAAGTCTGCCTCAATGCGATTTTTCCAGCCATCCCATATTGCCTCGAACTGATTGGGGCGCGCCGAATCGAGGTCGATTCCGATGTTTGCATTGCATTCCACCCGGGGAATTGAGCCAGTCCGGAAAAGTGCGTCCGATATTGGTGCGATCGTC includes:
- a CDS encoding peptidylprolyl isomerase is translated as MDCSVSNALPKPKAISVNGVVISRETIAQEVQNHPADKPIHAWQAAARALVVRELLLQEATRLGIATEALSDPDGRRETAEEAAMRALVEREVKTPEPDEAACQRFYEQNIQRFRLGDLYEVAHILIAAPRGDQTARASARESAETILAAVKADPAAFADMASNHSACSTSAVNGGRLGQIARGQTVTEFEAALERMQPGEMAIVETRYGYHVVRLDRHAVGKTLPFELAKERIAGYLAASVQHRSLAQYISILAGQAEITGFSLVGTGTPLVQ
- the mog gene encoding molybdopterin adenylyltransferase, which produces MSLDGDRPENLAGSKTLARIGVLVVSDRASEGVYEDKSGKAIGDFLKKVVRSNWIIIFKIVPDGAESVASALIELSDREDCDLVLTTGGTGPAPRDLTPEGTRMVISRELAGFGELMRRVSLEHVPTAILSRQLAGTRNRSLIVNLPGRPAAIEVCLNAIFPAIPYCLELIGARRIEVDSDVCIAFHPGN